The uncultured Desulfuromonas sp. genome has a segment encoding these proteins:
- a CDS encoding RnfABCDGE type electron transport complex subunit B, whose translation MLSAILSLGSIALIAALILGWASRKFAVVVDKRETEIVAILPGANCGACGFAGCASYAAAIVAGQAALNRCCLGGNDMIVRIAAVMQMDAHPPLPQKAVVLCRGDNRAATLKYRYLGLRDCNAAALLADGPKQCPDGCLGLGSCAAACPFGAIEITAGELAVVHHERCVGCGRCAAACPRQVIALVPVTAMVHVLCRSHDKGAQVRRYCDNGCLGCGLCQKAVPEAYVIDRFLARVDYDHADQAAQAVAVCPNHCIIDLATQQSETTEAHASL comes from the coding sequence ATGTTATCAGCGATCCTGAGTCTTGGGTCCATCGCCCTGATTGCCGCCCTGATTCTCGGCTGGGCGTCGAGAAAGTTCGCCGTGGTGGTCGACAAGCGGGAAACCGAGATCGTCGCCATCCTGCCCGGGGCCAATTGCGGTGCCTGCGGCTTTGCCGGCTGCGCCAGTTACGCCGCCGCTATTGTCGCCGGACAGGCCGCGCTGAACCGCTGCTGCCTGGGGGGCAATGACATGATCGTGCGGATCGCCGCAGTGATGCAGATGGACGCCCACCCGCCCCTGCCGCAAAAAGCCGTGGTCCTGTGCCGGGGCGACAACCGGGCCGCCACCCTCAAGTACCGTTACCTGGGGCTGCGCGACTGCAATGCCGCGGCACTGCTGGCCGACGGCCCCAAACAGTGCCCGGACGGCTGCCTCGGCCTGGGCTCGTGCGCGGCGGCCTGTCCGTTCGGCGCCATTGAGATTACCGCCGGGGAACTGGCGGTTGTCCATCACGAACGCTGTGTCGGCTGCGGGCGTTGCGCCGCCGCCTGTCCGCGTCAGGTCATTGCCCTGGTTCCGGTCACCGCCATGGTCCACGTGCTGTGCCGCAGTCACGACAAAGGCGCCCAAGTGCGCCGCTACTGCGACAACGGCTGCCTCGGCTGCGGCCTGTGTCAAAAAGCAGTGCCCGAAGCCTATGTTATCGACCGCTTTCTGGCCCGGGTGGACTATGACCATGCCGACCAGGCGGCACAGGCCGTGGCGGTGTGCCCCAATCACTGCATCATCGATTTAGCGACGCAACAGTCTGAAACAACGGAGGCACACGCATCCTTATGA
- the rsxA gene encoding electron transport complex subunit RsxA — MTELLLILVSTVLVNNVVLTQFLGVCPFMGVSKRTDTSLGMGVAIIVVMTIASLTTWLFHYHVLLPLGIGYLQTIAFILIIASLVQFIEIMLHKVSPALYRALGIFLPLITTNCAVLGIAVLNIQKQHTLLESVTFSFGAGLGFTLALWLFAGLRERLELSALPKCFQGTAIALITAGLLSLAFMGFSGLVKV; from the coding sequence ATGACGGAACTGTTGTTGATCCTTGTCAGTACCGTGTTGGTCAATAATGTCGTTTTGACCCAGTTTCTCGGCGTATGTCCATTCATGGGCGTGTCGAAAAGAACGGATACCTCACTGGGAATGGGCGTGGCGATCATCGTCGTCATGACCATCGCCTCGCTCACCACCTGGCTGTTTCACTACCACGTTCTGCTTCCACTCGGTATCGGCTATCTGCAGACCATCGCCTTTATTCTGATCATCGCCAGTCTGGTGCAATTCATCGAAATCATGCTGCATAAAGTCAGCCCTGCCCTCTACCGGGCACTGGGAATCTTTCTACCTCTGATCACCACCAACTGCGCGGTACTCGGTATCGCCGTGCTCAACATTCAGAAACAGCATACTCTGCTTGAATCGGTCACCTTCTCCTTTGGAGCCGGTCTCGGCTTCACCCTGGCGTTATGGCTCTTTGCCGGGTTACGCGAACGGCTGGAACTCAGCGCGCTGCCCAAGTGTTTTCAGGGCACGGCCATCGCTCTGATTACAGCCGGATTGTTGTCTCTTGCCTTCATGGGATTTTCGGGACTGGTCAAGGTCTGA
- a CDS encoding zinc transporter ZntB, which yields MSTNDSPQGFHFAVQLDGNGSARSLEWSQLQNGASRATAWIHCHYEDPQIQDWLNRQDLDPLVIEALIAEDSRPRVALFSPGALVGLRGVNKNPGEAMEDMVSLRVWFDPERIITLSNKPLASVRDIQQQLSQGRGPKNTQGLFSELCDRLEWYVSQMIDDYEDQVELIEQSDLAQEHLHRREAISMLRRRVVTPRRYLAPQRDALSQLSAEPPNWFNERTLMHLKEIRNRLQRHMEDLDAVRDRTVIVQEELQAQVSDQLNARMYIINIFAAIFLPLSFFTGLFGVNLGGIPGAHSTAAFLIFCGALLGIGIGLVFLFHWKRWF from the coding sequence ATGTCCACAAATGATAGCCCTCAGGGGTTTCACTTTGCTGTGCAGCTTGATGGCAATGGGTCGGCTCGGTCTTTGGAATGGTCTCAGCTGCAAAACGGTGCCAGTCGGGCCACGGCCTGGATTCATTGTCATTATGAAGACCCACAGATTCAGGACTGGCTGAACCGACAGGATCTGGATCCTCTCGTGATTGAGGCGTTGATTGCCGAAGACAGCCGCCCGCGGGTGGCGTTGTTTTCTCCCGGGGCGCTGGTTGGTTTGCGCGGGGTGAATAAGAACCCCGGCGAGGCCATGGAGGACATGGTGTCGTTGCGGGTCTGGTTTGATCCCGAGAGAATCATTACCCTGAGCAACAAGCCGCTGGCATCAGTGCGGGATATTCAACAACAGCTCAGTCAAGGGCGTGGTCCCAAGAACACTCAGGGCCTGTTTTCAGAATTGTGCGACCGTCTGGAATGGTATGTCAGTCAGATGATTGACGATTATGAAGATCAGGTCGAGTTGATCGAACAAAGTGATCTGGCACAGGAACACCTCCATCGCCGTGAAGCGATTTCCATGCTCAGGCGTCGCGTGGTCACACCACGTCGCTATCTGGCCCCGCAACGTGATGCCTTGTCACAATTATCCGCTGAGCCGCCCAACTGGTTTAACGAGCGCACTTTGATGCATCTTAAGGAGATCCGTAACCGTCTGCAACGGCACATGGAGGATCTGGATGCCGTGCGCGACCGGACTGTCATTGTACAGGAAGAACTGCAGGCCCAAGTGTCGGATCAGCTGAATGCCCGCATGTATATCATCAATATCTTTGCCGCAATTTTTCTGCCGTTATCCTTCTTTACCGGGCTGTTCGGCGTCAACCTCGGCGGCATTCCCGGGGCGCATTCCACCGCGGCCTTCCTGATCTTCTGTGGTGCTCTGTTGGGCATTGGTATCGGCTTGGTGTTCCTGTTCCACTGGAAGCGTTGGTTCTGA
- a CDS encoding GSU2204 family CXXCH-containing (seleno)protein, translated as MKVLRTYVLLASILVLMMATSGVAADWSEASINLGYTGVSSDDSLNKTAEYESMDSSIGGGLELDVRQNGVGIELEGQYTDEEESEASARFDIKRVLRAKYNYQKFIHRLRHDLLFEDQPHYSVTGGPGYGSFEPSINAGGEHDIYDGIIAANAVPLLTEAGTVGLEGLQTATFNDLDQGRDYMIERRKHEASAKLQLPAFPYLVPEVKFSHEEKHGWQQTTLMTGQCTPCHTVAVGQEIDQTTEEVSIGATFKMAGLTASYFHTEREFDNQSDDYAHEGRVDNDYYYDTLAKPYFDRLLFENESQEIGITADIEKKMDTVKLRYDASAATTLYGSYVSADTKNNYNDLEYDSDTLFFSVSNRSIAGLRLKAYAKQYEIDSDDLYVDMNAYTADTSIVFGADTIPVSDFNYNRPSSASRDVLETGLDASYVLGAGTMLTAAYTYKVVDRDNDTYKEYDSTLLDEAYLDDEETTYNTFELGISSRPMSSVNLRAKYTFEHADTPFSFSNGLGYNDLYQYGWTQLMDSDPDPLDMTTNSPFYEVLRSWNRTTSGSNVAENHHQFKASATWTPNDIFSLSVNGQYTFEENDEAYNDWENNSWNAGISMFMMPTEKLTFSAGYDYQYGKTTSKYATALYVGCFSESMGEQIASVYDDVDYDTTAQVLYLSTTYQATDKLTLSGDLTLTKAEASADNPDFGDNIYYENYLDYVLSGMTEEEYVAYLDANDLPYTQTFMMSYLDYSGSDDYSDLDYETLDLTLGAEYRFNEALTLAVSGFYRWVEDGEAYLGDDYDGELFLINTSVSYRF; from the coding sequence ATGAAAGTACTTCGTACCTATGTTTTGTTGGCATCCATTTTGGTCCTGATGATGGCAACCAGCGGCGTCGCCGCCGACTGGTCGGAAGCATCCATCAATCTGGGCTACACCGGTGTCAGCAGTGATGACAGCTTAAACAAAACCGCCGAATATGAATCCATGGATTCCTCCATCGGCGGCGGCCTTGAACTCGATGTCCGCCAAAACGGCGTCGGCATTGAACTGGAAGGTCAATACACTGACGAAGAAGAAAGTGAAGCATCCGCCCGTTTCGATATCAAACGGGTACTGCGCGCAAAGTACAACTATCAAAAATTCATTCATCGTCTGCGCCATGATCTGTTGTTTGAAGACCAGCCACACTATTCAGTAACAGGCGGCCCCGGTTACGGCAGTTTTGAGCCGAGCATCAACGCCGGTGGCGAACACGACATCTACGACGGCATCATCGCGGCTAATGCGGTTCCGCTGCTCACCGAAGCAGGAACCGTCGGGCTGGAAGGTTTGCAGACGGCCACCTTTAATGATCTGGATCAGGGCCGTGACTATATGATCGAACGTCGCAAACATGAAGCCAGTGCCAAACTGCAACTGCCGGCATTTCCCTACCTGGTTCCTGAAGTGAAATTCAGCCATGAGGAAAAACACGGTTGGCAGCAAACCACGCTGATGACCGGTCAATGCACACCGTGCCATACCGTTGCCGTGGGTCAGGAAATCGACCAGACCACGGAAGAAGTCAGCATTGGCGCCACCTTTAAAATGGCCGGGCTGACCGCCAGCTATTTCCACACCGAGCGTGAATTCGACAACCAGAGCGATGATTATGCGCACGAAGGTCGCGTCGACAATGACTACTACTACGACACGCTTGCCAAACCCTACTTCGATCGTTTGCTGTTCGAAAACGAGTCACAGGAAATCGGCATCACCGCAGATATTGAAAAGAAAATGGATACGGTAAAACTGCGCTATGATGCTTCAGCCGCCACCACGCTGTACGGCAGCTATGTCAGTGCCGACACGAAAAACAACTACAACGATCTGGAATACGATTCCGACACCCTGTTTTTCAGCGTCAGCAACCGCAGCATTGCCGGTCTGCGTCTCAAAGCGTATGCCAAACAATACGAAATCGACAGTGATGACCTGTATGTCGACATGAATGCTTACACCGCCGACACTTCGATCGTCTTTGGTGCCGATACCATTCCGGTGTCGGATTTCAACTATAACCGTCCTTCCAGCGCCAGCCGTGACGTCCTCGAAACGGGTCTGGATGCGTCCTACGTTCTCGGTGCCGGCACCATGCTGACCGCGGCGTATACCTATAAAGTGGTTGATCGCGACAACGACACCTACAAAGAGTACGACAGTACTCTGCTCGATGAAGCGTATCTCGACGATGAAGAAACAACCTACAACACCTTTGAGTTGGGCATCAGCTCACGGCCGATGTCTTCCGTCAATCTGCGCGCCAAATACACCTTTGAACACGCGGACACACCGTTCAGCTTCAGTAACGGTCTGGGTTACAACGATCTGTACCAATATGGTTGGACCCAGTTGATGGACAGTGATCCCGATCCTCTGGACATGACCACCAACTCACCGTTCTATGAAGTTCTGCGCAGCTGGAACCGCACCACCTCCGGCAGCAATGTCGCTGAAAACCATCATCAGTTCAAAGCCAGTGCCACTTGGACTCCCAACGATATTTTCTCGTTGAGCGTCAACGGTCAATACACCTTTGAGGAAAATGATGAAGCGTATAACGACTGGGAAAACAACAGCTGGAACGCCGGGATCAGTATGTTCATGATGCCGACCGAAAAACTGACGTTCAGCGCCGGTTACGATTACCAGTACGGCAAAACCACCAGCAAATACGCTACGGCACTTTATGTTGGTTGCTTCTCGGAAAGCATGGGCGAACAGATTGCTTCGGTCTATGACGATGTCGATTACGACACCACGGCTCAGGTGCTCTACCTGTCCACCACCTACCAGGCGACAGACAAATTGACCCTCAGTGGTGACCTGACCCTGACCAAAGCGGAAGCATCCGCGGACAATCCGGATTTCGGTGACAATATCTATTATGAAAACTATCTGGATTACGTCCTGTCCGGTATGACGGAAGAAGAGTATGTTGCCTACCTGGACGCCAATGATCTTCCCTACACCCAGACCTTCATGATGAGTTACCTCGACTACAGTGGCTCGGATGATTATTCCGATCTCGATTATGAGACTCTGGATCTGACTCTGGGAGCGGAATATCGCTTCAATGAGGCATTGACCTTGGCTGTCAGCGGTTTCTACCGCTGGGTTGAAGATGGTGAAGCCTATCTTGGCGACGACTATGATGGCGAGCTTTTCCTGATCAACACTTCAGTGAGCTATCGGTTCTAG
- a CDS encoding GSU2203 family decaheme c-type cytochrome, with amino-acid sequence MKKHRNTHAVAGGISALLLSLLCACSQPGTQLDATIPQIADAQAVGSSACLDCHEELGQDFEHNIHNLLADFEYLANGMDNQGCESCHGPASQHIDEGDTDKILGFSGLNAAQASAICQNCHTEGETMEWNHSTHAAYGIGCTDCHVVHDDGANKAMLSKPEDELCYSCHQDVRAKMHMPNHHPVKEGKMGCSDCHNPHGSQTRPMLRTDERKNELCLTCHMDQSGPFAFEHAPVMEDCTICHNPHGTVADNLIKQSEPFLCLQCHELHFHTNFRPNTDALAEYAQLASSSDPALAAIGSSAQSTLNTIVNSGIDDKHAMQMAMMTRCSQCHPSVHGSDLPSLYTPGGGSRLTR; translated from the coding sequence ATGAAGAAACACCGCAACACTCATGCTGTTGCCGGTGGGATCAGCGCTTTGCTCTTGTCACTGCTCTGCGCCTGCTCCCAACCGGGAACGCAACTGGACGCGACGATCCCCCAGATCGCCGATGCCCAAGCTGTCGGTTCTAGTGCCTGCCTCGACTGTCACGAGGAATTGGGTCAGGACTTTGAACACAACATCCACAACCTGTTGGCTGATTTTGAATATCTGGCCAACGGCATGGACAACCAGGGCTGTGAATCCTGCCACGGACCGGCCAGCCAGCACATTGATGAAGGAGATACGGATAAAATTCTCGGTTTCTCTGGCCTCAATGCCGCCCAGGCTTCAGCTATCTGCCAAAACTGTCATACCGAGGGTGAAACCATGGAGTGGAACCATTCCACCCATGCCGCTTATGGCATCGGCTGTACTGACTGTCACGTCGTCCATGACGATGGTGCGAACAAAGCCATGCTGAGCAAACCGGAAGACGAGCTGTGCTACAGCTGTCACCAGGATGTGCGGGCAAAAATGCACATGCCTAACCATCACCCGGTAAAAGAAGGCAAAATGGGCTGCAGCGACTGCCATAATCCCCACGGCAGCCAAACCCGTCCGATGCTACGTACCGATGAACGCAAAAACGAACTGTGCCTGACCTGCCATATGGATCAATCCGGGCCTTTTGCGTTTGAACATGCGCCGGTCATGGAAGACTGCACCATCTGCCACAACCCCCACGGCACCGTGGCGGACAATCTGATCAAACAGAGTGAGCCATTCCTGTGTCTGCAATGCCATGAGCTGCATTTCCATACCAACTTCCGTCCCAACACGGATGCATTGGCCGAATATGCGCAGCTGGCGTCTTCGTCGGATCCGGCTCTGGCGGCCATCGGCAGCAGTGCCCAGTCGACTTTGAACACCATTGTCAATTCCGGCATTGATGACAAACACGCCATGCAAATGGCCATGATGACGCGTTGCAGCCAGTGTCACCCCAGTGTCCATGGCTCCGATCTGCCCTCTCTCTACACCCCGGGCGGCGGTAGCCGTTTGACGCGATAG
- a CDS encoding cytochrome-c peroxidase — MKRGITLSLFSVALVMLLAGFVSASDAELRGLAQGMFEPIPQSAPQLKDNPTSADKVRLGHMLYFEPRLSASQLISCQTCHNVGLAGADLQETSTGHGWQKGPRNAPTTYNAVFNTAQFWDGRAKDLAEQAKGPVQASVEMNNTPAAVITILKSIPEYVALFKKAFPGQKDPVTFDNMADAIEVYEATLLTPNDALDRFMAGDDKALSADQKKGLDLFVNTGCVGCHDGINLGGTDYFPFGVVEQPGAEILPADDKGRFKVTNTASDEYVFRSPALRNIALTAPYFHSGKVWSLEQAVAVMGTSQLGMEINDEEVALIVAFLEGLTGDQPEVVHPVLPPSTKATPKPVLQVNITAGH; from the coding sequence ATGAAAAGAGGGATCACACTGTCGTTGTTTTCGGTTGCGCTGGTCATGTTGCTGGCCGGTTTTGTTTCGGCTTCGGATGCGGAACTGCGTGGGCTGGCCCAAGGGATGTTTGAGCCGATTCCCCAAAGCGCACCTCAGCTGAAGGACAACCCGACATCAGCGGACAAGGTTCGCCTGGGACACATGCTTTACTTTGAACCGCGCCTGTCGGCATCGCAACTGATCAGCTGTCAGACCTGCCACAACGTTGGCCTTGCCGGTGCGGACTTGCAGGAAACGTCAACCGGTCACGGCTGGCAAAAAGGACCGCGTAATGCCCCGACAACCTATAATGCAGTTTTCAATACCGCGCAATTCTGGGATGGCCGCGCGAAAGACCTGGCGGAACAGGCTAAAGGACCCGTTCAGGCTTCTGTTGAGATGAATAACACTCCCGCAGCCGTCATTACAATCCTGAAATCGATTCCGGAATATGTCGCTCTGTTCAAAAAGGCGTTCCCAGGTCAGAAAGATCCGGTGACATTTGACAACATGGCGGATGCTATTGAGGTTTATGAGGCGACTCTGCTGACTCCGAATGATGCTCTGGATCGTTTCATGGCCGGTGATGACAAGGCGTTGAGTGCTGACCAGAAAAAAGGTTTGGATCTGTTTGTCAACACAGGTTGTGTCGGTTGTCATGATGGTATCAACCTGGGCGGTACGGATTACTTCCCGTTTGGTGTTGTTGAGCAGCCGGGTGCTGAAATTCTGCCTGCGGATGACAAAGGTCGTTTCAAAGTCACGAACACAGCTTCTGATGAATATGTGTTCCGTTCTCCGGCACTGCGTAATATTGCTTTGACCGCTCCTTACTTCCATTCCGGTAAAGTGTGGAGTTTGGAACAGGCCGTAGCCGTTATGGGTACCTCCCAACTCGGCATGGAGATCAATGATGAAGAAGTCGCCTTGATTGTCGCCTTCCTTGAGGGTTTGACCGGTGACCAGCCGGAAGTGGTTCATCCGGTTCTGCCGCCGAGCACCAAGGCAACCCCCAAGCCTGTTTTGCAGGTGAATATCACTGCCGGTCACTAA
- the greB gene encoding transcription elongation factor GreB, whose translation MPTPSLSKGRAGSEKKLSAQGNYMTTGCAERIKAEIKDLLYVKRPEMVKTVAWAASNGDRSENADYIYGKKRLREIDRRIRHLTKRMDAAIIIDPVGQATVAKGRVLFGCTVTVESEEGDEKILSIVGVDEIDSTRGRISWVSPMGRALLGSCEGDVVTVKTPVGNKEYEIVEVSYIALD comes from the coding sequence ATGCCAACACCGTCGTTGTCAAAAGGTCGTGCGGGAAGCGAAAAAAAACTGTCAGCGCAGGGAAATTATATGACCACCGGTTGTGCCGAACGTATCAAGGCGGAGATCAAAGATCTGCTTTACGTCAAGCGCCCCGAGATGGTGAAGACCGTTGCCTGGGCAGCCTCCAATGGCGATCGCTCGGAAAATGCCGACTATATTTACGGTAAAAAGCGGCTGCGTGAAATTGACCGGAGAATTCGTCATCTGACCAAGAGGATGGATGCGGCCATCATTATCGACCCGGTTGGCCAGGCGACAGTGGCTAAGGGGCGTGTTCTGTTCGGCTGCACCGTGACCGTGGAAAGTGAAGAAGGCGATGAAAAGATTCTGTCCATTGTCGGTGTGGATGAAATCGATTCGACACGGGGCCGAATCAGCTGGGTGTCGCCCATGGGACGGGCGTTACTCGGCAGTTGTGAAGGCGATGTGGTGACGGTCAAAACGCCGGTCGGCAACAAGGAGTATGAAATTGTCGAGGTCAGCTATATTGCTCTGGATTAA
- the htpG gene encoding molecular chaperone HtpG has protein sequence MSDNKHTFKAEVNKVLDLMIHSLYSNKEIFLRELISNASDAIDKARYESLTDASIAEGGEDWKIELIADKEAGTLTIRDNGIGMTRDEAVEALGTIAHSGTKEFIKMLESREVEDNPELIGQFGVGFYSSFMVADQVTVITRKAGADADHAIVWKSDADGTYTLEDGEKSGKGTDVILKLKDEETSYLEEWELRKIVKQYSDFIEYPIVMEVTRTTPDPEDSEKSVTETKEETLNSQKAIWLKSKEDITEEEYNEFYKHLSHDFTDPAKVIHYRAEGTTEFSALLYLPEKRPYDIFYQDYKIGPALYVRRVQIMDHCEAMLPTYLRFVKGVVESSDLPLNVSREMLQENKVVNVIKKNLIKKVLDTLAQMKKDDLEAYEKFYAEFGRILKEGIHHDFERKETIADLLLFESTTTEPGKTTTLADYVARMGEDQKEIYYITGSDRAGAEASPYLEVFKEKGIEVLIMTDDFDDIIISGLGAYQEKSFQSAIKGDLDLGETDKEEQKKTFGDLLELMKEELKDVVSDVRISGRLKDSAVCLVAGEHDLDPKMAKMFEAMGQDVPQGQRVLEVNPGHELIGRMKEAFAENSGSEQLKEYVGLLYDQALLLEGDKPRDPVAFSRALSKLMAQGVSM, from the coding sequence ATGTCGGACAACAAACACACCTTTAAGGCCGAGGTCAATAAAGTCCTCGATCTGATGATTCATTCGCTGTACTCCAACAAAGAGATTTTTCTTCGTGAGCTGATTTCCAACGCATCCGATGCCATCGACAAGGCCCGCTACGAATCGCTGACCGACGCATCCATTGCCGAAGGTGGTGAGGACTGGAAAATCGAACTGATTGCCGATAAAGAAGCCGGAACCCTGACCATTCGTGATAACGGCATCGGCATGACCCGTGATGAGGCCGTTGAAGCCTTGGGTACGATTGCGCATTCCGGTACGAAAGAATTTATCAAAATGCTCGAAAGCCGCGAGGTGGAAGACAATCCCGAGCTGATCGGTCAGTTCGGCGTCGGTTTCTATTCCTCCTTTATGGTTGCCGACCAGGTGACGGTCATCACCCGTAAAGCCGGGGCGGATGCGGATCATGCGATTGTCTGGAAGTCGGACGCCGACGGCACCTATACCCTCGAAGACGGCGAAAAGTCCGGCAAGGGTACGGATGTGATCCTCAAGCTCAAAGACGAGGAAACCTCATACCTGGAAGAGTGGGAACTGCGCAAGATCGTCAAGCAGTACTCTGATTTTATTGAGTATCCGATTGTCATGGAGGTCACCCGCACTACACCTGATCCCGAGGACAGTGAAAAGTCGGTGACGGAGACCAAGGAAGAGACGCTGAATTCGCAAAAAGCGATCTGGCTGAAGAGTAAAGAGGACATCACCGAAGAGGAATACAACGAGTTTTACAAACACCTCTCTCACGATTTTACCGATCCGGCCAAAGTGATCCACTACCGGGCGGAAGGAACCACCGAATTTTCCGCGTTGCTGTACCTGCCGGAAAAACGCCCTTACGATATTTTCTACCAGGATTACAAAATCGGTCCGGCTCTGTATGTGCGTCGGGTGCAGATCATGGATCACTGCGAGGCGATGCTGCCCACCTACCTGCGTTTTGTCAAAGGTGTGGTCGAGTCCTCGGATCTGCCGCTGAATGTCAGCCGTGAAATGCTTCAGGAAAACAAGGTGGTCAACGTTATCAAGAAAAACTTGATCAAAAAGGTTCTCGACACCCTGGCGCAGATGAAAAAGGATGACCTTGAGGCGTATGAGAAATTTTATGCCGAATTTGGTCGCATCCTCAAAGAGGGCATCCATCACGATTTTGAGCGTAAGGAAACCATCGCTGATCTGCTGCTGTTTGAATCCACCACAACGGAGCCGGGTAAAACCACCACCCTGGCAGACTACGTTGCGCGTATGGGTGAAGACCAGAAAGAGATTTACTACATTACCGGTAGTGATCGTGCCGGCGCGGAAGCGTCTCCCTATCTGGAAGTGTTTAAGGAGAAGGGTATTGAAGTGCTGATCATGACCGATGATTTTGATGATATCATCATCTCCGGTCTGGGAGCCTATCAGGAAAAATCCTTTCAGTCGGCCATCAAAGGGGATCTGGACCTTGGTGAAACCGATAAGGAAGAGCAGAAGAAGACCTTCGGCGACCTGCTTGAACTGATGAAAGAGGAGCTGAAGGATGTCGTTTCCGATGTGCGGATTTCAGGACGATTGAAAGATTCGGCGGTTTGTCTCGTCGCCGGTGAGCACGACCTTGATCCAAAAATGGCTAAAATGTTCGAAGCCATGGGCCAGGACGTGCCGCAGGGGCAGCGGGTTCTTGAAGTGAATCCTGGTCATGAGCTGATTGGGCGCATGAAGGAAGCATTTGCTGAGAACAGTGGCAGCGAACAACTCAAAGAGTATGTTGGTCTGCTCTATGATCAGGCCCTGTTGCTCGAAGGTGACAAGCCCCGTGATCCGGTGGCTTTTTCCCGCGCTTTGTCCAAGTTGATGGCTCAAGGTGTTTCGATGTAA
- a CDS encoding rubrerythrin produces the protein MSKSVKGTETEKNLLKSFAGESQARTRYTYFSSIAKKEGFVQIADIFAETADQEKEHAKRFFKFLEGGDLEITAMFPAGRMGTTAENLLAAATGENEEHTELYPAFADVAQQEGFPEIAAAYRAICVAEKQHEKRYRDLLANLESGQVFKRGETVVWRCRNCGYLHEGTEAPHLCPACIHPQAHFELLGENW, from the coding sequence ATGTCGAAAAGCGTCAAAGGAACGGAAACTGAAAAAAACCTTCTGAAATCCTTCGCCGGTGAAAGCCAGGCCCGCACCCGCTACACCTACTTCTCCAGCATTGCCAAAAAAGAAGGCTTTGTTCAGATTGCCGATATCTTTGCCGAAACCGCAGATCAGGAAAAAGAACACGCCAAGCGTTTCTTTAAATTCCTCGAAGGTGGCGATCTTGAGATTACCGCCATGTTTCCTGCCGGCCGCATGGGTACAACCGCGGAAAACCTGCTTGCCGCGGCTACGGGTGAAAACGAGGAACACACCGAACTCTATCCCGCGTTTGCGGATGTTGCCCAACAAGAGGGCTTTCCGGAAATTGCAGCCGCCTATCGCGCTATCTGCGTCGCTGAAAAACAACATGAAAAGCGTTATCGCGACCTGCTGGCCAACCTGGAAAGCGGCCAGGTGTTCAAGCGCGGTGAAACCGTGGTATGGCGCTGCCGCAATTGTGGCTATCTGCACGAAGGGACGGAAGCACCTCATCTGTGCCCGGCCTGCATTCATCCTCAGGCGCACTTTGAACTGCTGGGCGAAAACTGGTAA
- a CDS encoding transcriptional repressor — protein sequence MLHHSEKNTSFEMACRQKNLRVTPQRIEIYKELAKAKDHPTAETLHKRLLKRMPSLSLDTVYRTLGTLAEHGLIHKVDTTESQAHFEADLSKHHHIICSRCGRIVDFDWPVVDETELPEELRNWGHVERRSLILHGICRDCQSTH from the coding sequence ATGTTACATCACTCTGAAAAAAACACGTCGTTTGAAATGGCCTGCCGCCAGAAAAACTTGCGTGTTACACCGCAACGCATTGAAATTTACAAAGAACTGGCCAAGGCAAAAGATCATCCAACGGCGGAGACCTTACACAAGCGGCTGCTTAAACGGATGCCGAGTTTGTCGCTTGATACCGTCTATCGCACTTTGGGGACTCTGGCCGAACATGGCCTGATCCATAAAGTGGATACAACGGAAAGCCAGGCGCATTTTGAAGCGGACCTGAGCAAACACCACCATATCATTTGTTCACGATGTGGCCGGATTGTCGATTTCGACTGGCCGGTGGTGGATGAAACCGAGCTGCCGGAAGAACTGCGTAACTGGGGACATGTCGAGAGACGCAGTCTTATTCTTCACGGCATTTGCCGTGACTGCCAGTCGACACATTGA